The nucleotide sequence GGACGCCGGATCGTGCGCGACGCGCAAGGCGCCGCCCGTGTGGTCGCGCGCCCGACGCGGCCGACGCGGTCCCCGGCGTCCGGCCGCGGTCACGCGCTGTCGGCCCGGGCGGACCGCCGCGTGACCCGGCCCGCCGCGCCCCCGCGCGAGGCGCGCCGAGGCCCCGTGCGCGTCCGCACACTGCGGCTCGGCGACCCGAAGCGGCGCCTGCGATTCGGGCTCATCGGACTGGCCGTGGTGCTCACGCTGTTCGTCGGCCGGATAGTGCAACTCCAGGCGCTGGACGCCTCCGCGTACGCCGCCGACGCCAACAGCCTGCGCATGCAGACCGTGCGGCTCGCCGCCGACCGCGGCGCCATAGTGGACGCGAACGGTGTCACGCTGGCGTCCTCGGTCGACGCGTACGACATCACCGCCGACCCCACCCAGGTCCAGGACTACGACCCGACCGCGACGGCCGCCGCGCTCTCCGCCGTCATCGGGGCGGACGCCGGCCGGATCGAGGAGTTGCTGCGCACCCCGAAGTCCCGCTATGTCGTGATCGCCGAGCAGGTCGAGCCCGCCGTGTGGGACAAGGTCAAGGCCGCGCAGAAATCGCTCTCCGACGAGAACCGCGACGACCTCGTCGGTATCTACGCGCGCCCGCACAGCAAACGGGTGTATCCCGCGGGTTCCGTCGCATCGAACCTCGTCGGGTTCGTCAACGCCGAGGACAAAGGCGCCGGAGGGCTCGAACTCGCGCTCGACGAACAGCTGTCCGGGCGCGACGGCAAGGTGACGTACGAGAACTCCCTGGGCCGGCAGGTCCCCACGGCCGGCGAAAAAGGCCAGGACGCCGTGCCCGGCGACACCGTGCAACTGACGATCGACCGCAACATCCAGTGGTACGCCGAGCAGCTGATCGCCGCGAAGGTCACCGAGGCCGCCGCGGAGAGCGGCACCATCGTCGTGCAGGACGTCAAGAGCGGCGAGGTCCTCGCGATGGCCACCACACCCGGCTTCGACCCGAACCGCGTGGCCACCGCCAACGCCGCCGACATGGGCAACCGCCCGATGCAGGAGGCGTACGAACCCGGCAGCACCAGCAAGGTCATGACGATGGCCGCGGTCATCGAGGAGCGCAAGGCCACACCCGAGACCGAGGTCATCGTGCCGGGCGGGCTGCCGCGTTCCGACCGCGTGTTCCACGACGACGTCGACCACGGCACGTGGTATCTCACGCTCAACGGCGTGCTCGCCAAGTCGAGCAATATCGGCACCATTCTCGCGGCCGAGAAACTGGGCCCCACGCAGCAGGACGCGAACCGCAAGCTCGACGAATACCTGCGCAAATTCGGTATCGGCTCGAAGAGCGGGATCAATTTCCCCGGCGAAACGCCCGGGCTGCTGCCGCCGCCGCAGAATTGGGACAGCGCCCAGCAATACACCATTCCCTTCGGGCAGGGCCTCGCGGTGAACTCCCTGCAGGCGACCAGTGTTTACCAGACCATCGCCAACGGCGGCGTACGCATCGACCCGAGCCTGGTGAAGAGCACGACCGGCCCCGACGGCAAGACCACGCCGACCCCCGCGCCGGTGCGCACCCAGGTGGTCAGCCCGCAGACCGCCCGGACCGTCGCCGACATGATGGAATCCGTCGTCGCCGCCGACGAGGGAACGGGCAACAAGGCCCAGATCCCCGGCTACCGGGTGGCCGGCAAGACGGGCACCGCCAACCGGGTGGATCCCAAGGGGGGCGGCTACAACGGATACACCTCGTCGTTCATCGGATTCGCGCCCGCGGACAACCCGCAGATCGTGGTGTCGGTGACCATCCAGGCACCCGTCAACGGCAAATGGGGCGGCACTTTGTGCGCACCGGTGTTCAAGGACGTCATGAGCTTCGCACTCCAGACCCGCAAAGTGCCGCCGACCGGTACGAAGCCGCCGGAAATCCCGGTGGAGTGGAAGCCGTGACCCTCGGCCGCGCCGCCGAGGGGACCGTGCGCACCGTGCGTCGGAGACCTCGAAAAGCAGGTAGCCTCACCGCCGTGTCCGATCGTGTTCCGCGGCGTCCCACCCGTGTGCCCCCTCGTCCGCTGTCCGGCCTGTACGCGCTGCTCGGCCTCGCCGACGCCGCACCCGGCACCCCAACGGACACCGGCCGCACCGCCCCCTCCGAGCTCACCGGCGTGACCCACAACTCGCGTACGGTGCGTCCCGGCGACCTGTACGCCGCGCTGCCCGGCACGCGCGCGCACGGCGCCGACTTCGCCCCCCAGGCCGCGGCCCTCGGCGCCGCCGCCGTCCTCACCGACGCGGCGGGCGCCGACCGCGCCCGCGCGACGGGCCTCCCCGTGCTCGTGGTCGACGACCCGCGCGGACGGCTCGGCGAGGTCGCCGCCTGGGTCTACGGCCGACCCGCCGACAAGCTCCTGCTGTTCGGGGCGACCGGCACCAACGGCAAGACCACGACCGCGTATCTGCTCGACGGCGGGCTCCGCGCCGCCGGACACGTGACCGGCCTGGTCGGCACGGTCGAGACCCGGGTCGGCGACGTGGTCGAGCCGAGCGCCATGACCACCCCCGAGGCCACCGACCTGCAGGCCCTGTTCGCGGCGATGACCGAACACGGCGTCACCGCGGCCTCGATGGAGGTCTCCAGCCACGCACTCGCGCTGGGCCGCGTGGACGGGACGGTGTTCGACGTCGCGCTGTTCACCAACCTGACGCAGGATCACCTGGACTTCCACGGCTCGATGGAGGACTACTTCCGCGCGAAGGCCGACCTGTTCACGCCCCGGCGCGCGCGAGCCGGCGTCGTCGACATCGACGACCCCTTCGGGGCGCGTGTCGCCGAGATCGCGACGATTCCCGTCACGACGGTCTCCCCGAGCGGCACCCGGCCCGCGGACTGGCACGTCGCGGACGCCGAACTGGGGCCCGACGGAAGCCGGTTCCTCCTGGTCGGCCCGAACGGCGCCAAGACAGACGCCGCGGTGCGCCTGCCCGGTCCGTTCAACATCGCCAACGCCGCGCTGGCGATCGTCGCGCAGGTCGTCGCCGGCGTCCCGCTCGACATCGCGGCGGCCGGGGTGGCGTCCGTCGCGGGGGTGCCGGGCCGTATGGAACACGTCGACGAGGGCGCGCCGTTCACCACCGTCGTCGACTTCGCCCACACCCCGGACGCGGTCGAGACCGCGCTGCGCGCGCTGCGCGAGGTGACCGCGAACCGGCTGTTCGTGGTCCTCGGCTGCGGCGGCGACCGGGACCGCACCAAGCGCCCGCTGATGGGCGCGGCAGCCGTACGCCTCGCCGACGTCGCGGTGCTGACCAGCGACAATCCGCGATCCGAGGACCCCCGCGCGATTCTCGACGCGATGCTCGCCGGAGCCCGCGAGGTCCCCGAACCGCACGGCGACCTCGTCGTCGAGCCGGACCGTGCCGCCGCGATCGCGTGGGCGGTGAACCACGCCGCCCCCGGCGACGTCGTGGTGGTTGCGGGCAAGGGCCACGAGCAGGGACAGAAGATCGGCGACGAGGTACGGCCGTTCGACGACCGGGTCGAGGTCCGCACCGCACTGCGCCGCCGTTTCGGCACCGGCACGACCGCTGCCACAAGCACCGCCACGACCACCGGCACGACCTCCGGCGCCACCCCCGGGGCGCCCGAACCAGCGGCCGGGAGCGGTGGGAAGATCGACCCCGCCGCCCCGACCACCGACCCTGCGGCGCACGCCGCCGCGGGCGACCGCGCCGTGCCGCCGTCCGAGGAGACCCGATAGTGATTGTCACGACTCTCGCCGACGCCGCCCAGGCCGTCGGCGGGCGGCTTGCCGGGGGCGCCGACCCCGAGACGCGGATCACCGCCGAGGTGGTCGTCGACTCCCGCAAGGTGACCCCGGGCGCGTTGTTCGCCGCAGTCTCGGGCGAGCGCGCCGACGGGCACGACTTCGCCGAGGCCGCGGTGCGCGACGGCGCCGTCGCGGTCCTCGCGACCCGCGAGACCGGTACGCCCGCGATCGTCGTCGACGACGTCGTCGCCGCGCTCGGGCGGCTCGCCCGCTCGGTGGCCGACCGCCTGCCCGACACCACCGTCGTCGGCATCACCGGCTCGTCCGGCAAGACCAGCACCAAGGACCTGCTCGCCCAGGTCCTCGCGCACGCCGGGACCACGATCGCGCCGCCCGGCTCCTTCAACAACGAGATCGGCCTGCCGCTCACCGTTCTGTCCGCCGATCTGACGACCCGTCACCTCGTATTGGAGATGGGCGCGCGCGGAGTGGGCCACATCGCGTACCTCTGCGACGCCGCGCCGCCGCGCATCGGGGTCGTGCTGAACGTCGGCACCGCCCACCTCGGCGAGTTCGGCGACCGCGCGACCATCGCCAAGGCCAAGGGCGAACTGGTCGAGGCACTGCCGCCCACCGGCCTCGCGGTACTCAACGCCGACGACCCGCTCGTCCGCGCGATGGCCGAACGCACCCGCGCCCGCGTCGTGTTCGTCGGCGAGGGGACAAGTGCCGACATCCGTGCGCAAGACGTACGCCTCGCCCCGGAAGGCCGCGCGTCCTTCACCCTCCGCACACCGGAGGGCGATGCGCCGGTGATCTTGCGCCTGTACGGTGAGCACCACGTGGCCAACGCCCTCGCGTGTGCGGCGGTGGCACGCGAGGCCGGCATGAGCGTCGACACGATCGCCGCCGCGCTCGGCGAGG is from Yinghuangia sp. ASG 101 and encodes:
- a CDS encoding UDP-N-acetylmuramoyl-L-alanyl-D-glutamate--2,6-diaminopimelate ligase gives rise to the protein MSDRVPRRPTRVPPRPLSGLYALLGLADAAPGTPTDTGRTAPSELTGVTHNSRTVRPGDLYAALPGTRAHGADFAPQAAALGAAAVLTDAAGADRARATGLPVLVVDDPRGRLGEVAAWVYGRPADKLLLFGATGTNGKTTTAYLLDGGLRAAGHVTGLVGTVETRVGDVVEPSAMTTPEATDLQALFAAMTEHGVTAASMEVSSHALALGRVDGTVFDVALFTNLTQDHLDFHGSMEDYFRAKADLFTPRRARAGVVDIDDPFGARVAEIATIPVTTVSPSGTRPADWHVADAELGPDGSRFLLVGPNGAKTDAAVRLPGPFNIANAALAIVAQVVAGVPLDIAAAGVASVAGVPGRMEHVDEGAPFTTVVDFAHTPDAVETALRALREVTANRLFVVLGCGGDRDRTKRPLMGAAAVRLADVAVLTSDNPRSEDPRAILDAMLAGAREVPEPHGDLVVEPDRAAAIAWAVNHAAPGDVVVVAGKGHEQGQKIGDEVRPFDDRVEVRTALRRRFGTGTTAATSTATTTGTTSGATPGAPEPAAGSGGKIDPAAPTTDPAAHAAAGDRAVPPSEETR
- a CDS encoding UDP-N-acetylmuramoyl-tripeptide--D-alanyl-D-alanine ligase — encoded protein: MIVTTLADAAQAVGGRLAGGADPETRITAEVVVDSRKVTPGALFAAVSGERADGHDFAEAAVRDGAVAVLATRETGTPAIVVDDVVAALGRLARSVADRLPDTTVVGITGSSGKTSTKDLLAQVLAHAGTTIAPPGSFNNEIGLPLTVLSADLTTRHLVLEMGARGVGHIAYLCDAAPPRIGVVLNVGTAHLGEFGDRATIAKAKGELVEALPPTGLAVLNADDPLVRAMAERTRARVVFVGEGTSADIRAQDVRLAPEGRASFTLRTPEGDAPVILRLYGEHHVANALACAAVAREAGMSVDTIAAALGEAASTSPWRMEVTERADGVTVVNDAYNANPDSMRAALKALAAMAHGRRTWAVLGEMRELGDASMAEHDAIGRLVVRLNIGRLVAVGGREAAWMDIAAKNEGSWGEESVLVPDTQAAVDLLRSELRAGDIVLVKASRGAALERVALALLDDARPGDAVAGGEVRR
- a CDS encoding peptidoglycan D,D-transpeptidase FtsI family protein; amino-acid sequence: MTRPAAPPREARRGPVRVRTLRLGDPKRRLRFGLIGLAVVLTLFVGRIVQLQALDASAYAADANSLRMQTVRLAADRGAIVDANGVTLASSVDAYDITADPTQVQDYDPTATAAALSAVIGADAGRIEELLRTPKSRYVVIAEQVEPAVWDKVKAAQKSLSDENRDDLVGIYARPHSKRVYPAGSVASNLVGFVNAEDKGAGGLELALDEQLSGRDGKVTYENSLGRQVPTAGEKGQDAVPGDTVQLTIDRNIQWYAEQLIAAKVTEAAAESGTIVVQDVKSGEVLAMATTPGFDPNRVATANAADMGNRPMQEAYEPGSTSKVMTMAAVIEERKATPETEVIVPGGLPRSDRVFHDDVDHGTWYLTLNGVLAKSSNIGTILAAEKLGPTQQDANRKLDEYLRKFGIGSKSGINFPGETPGLLPPPQNWDSAQQYTIPFGQGLAVNSLQATSVYQTIANGGVRIDPSLVKSTTGPDGKTTPTPAPVRTQVVSPQTARTVADMMESVVAADEGTGNKAQIPGYRVAGKTGTANRVDPKGGGYNGYTSSFIGFAPADNPQIVVSVTIQAPVNGKWGGTLCAPVFKDVMSFALQTRKVPPTGTKPPEIPVEWKP